The following is a genomic window from Amycolatopsis cihanbeyliensis.
GCTGGTGCCGGGGGTGCAGCTTGCGCAGCGCGTCGGGCAGCGACGCGAGGAGTTGCCTCGGGTGGAACACACCGGCGGCCAGACGGCCGGTGTTCTCGGCGTGGTGCCGCTGCTGCTCCGCAGGCGAGCGGCGTGGTTCTTCGGTTGTCGTTGTCATCAGGCCAATGCCTCCGCGAGGGGACCGAGGGCGAGCGCGGGGATGAACGTCAGCGCCGCGACGCCGACGACGGTCCCGGCGAGTACCGAACCGAACAGCGGGCTCGTGGTCGGCAGCGTGCCCGCGGTCACCGGCACTTTCCGCCGCGCCGCGAGCGACCCGGCCAGACACAGCACGGCCAGGATCGGGACGAACCGGCCGAGCAGCATGGCCACGCCGAGCGAGGACTGGTACCAGTCGCTGGTGACGGTGAGCCCGGCGAAGGCGCTGCCGTTGTTGTTGCCTGCCGAGGTGTAGGCGTAGAGCACCTCGGAAAGGCCGTGCGAGCCGTTGTTGGTCAGCGCCGCGGACAGCTCGCCCGGCATCAGCAGCGCCGCGCCGGTGCCGAGCAGGACGACGGTCGGCATCGCGAGGATCGCGATCGCGGCGCAGGTGACCTCGCGGCGGCCCAGTTTCTTGCCGAGATACTCCGGGGTTCGCCCGACCATGAGCCCGGCGAGGAACATAGCGATGACGGCCAGCACCAGAATGCCGTACATGCCCGCGCCGACCCCGCCCGGCGCGACCTCGCCGAAGAGCATGTTCAGCAGCGGCACGAACCCGCCGAGCCCGGTGAAGCTGTCGTGCATCGAGTTCACCGCGCCGGTGGAGGTGCCGGTGGTGCTGGTGGCGAACAGGGCGGAGGCGCCGAGTCCGAAGCGGACCTCCTTGCCCTCCATGTTCGCCCCGGCCAGCAGTGCGGCCGGACCGTTCGGGTGGGTCTCGGCCCACCACGCGATGCTGAGCATCACCGCCCAGATCGCGCCCATCACCGACAGCAGGACGTAACCCTGCCTGCGGTTGCCGACCAGCGTGCCGAAAGTCCGGGTCAGCGACACCGGGATCACCAGCAGCAGGAAGATCTCGATGGCGTTGGTCCACCCGTTCGGGTTCTCGAACGGGTGCGAGGAGTTGGCGTTGAAGATCCCGCCGCCGTTGGTGCCGAGTTCCTTGATCACCTCCTGGCTCGCGGCCGGCGCCAGCGCGATCGTGTTCCGCGCGCCGTCCGGTCCCTGCACCGCCACCCCGGCGGACAGGCTCTGCACGACGCCGAACGCGATCAGCAGGATCGCGAAGACGAACGCCATCGGCAGCAGGACGCGGACCGTGCCCCGGGTGAGGTCGACCCAGAAGTTGCCGAGCCGGTCGGTGCCGGCCCGGACGAAACCCCGGATCAGCGCGATGGCGATCGCCATGCCCACCGACGCGGACAGGAAGTTCTGCACGGTGAGCCCGGCCATCTGGACGCTGTGGCCCAGCACCTCCTCGCCGGAGTAGGACTGCCAGTTCGTGTTGGTCACGAAGCTGACCGCCGTGTTGAACGCCATGCCGGGGTCGACGGCACCCCGCCCGAAATCGAACGGCAGCAGCGGTTGCAGCCGCTGCATCAGGTAGAGCAGGACGATCGAGACGAACGAGAAGCCCAGCACCCCCAGCGCGTAGGTGGTCCAGCGTTGCTGCGACTCCGGGTCGACCCGGAACAGCCGGTAGGCCAGCCGCTCGATCCGCGAGTGCCGCTCGCTGGAGTACACCCTCGCCAGGTAGTCACCGAGCGGCCGGTGGACCAGGACGAGAGCACCGAGAATGAGACCAGCCTGCGCGAGACCGGGCCAGAAATCGGTCATGTCAGAATTTCTCCGGCCTGATCAGTGCGATGAACAGATAAACGATCAGCCCCAGCGCCAGAACACCGCCAACGACGTTGGCGGCCAGATCGGTCCCGCTCATAGGCGGGCCAGCCCGCGCAGGGTCAATGCGAGAACGAGGAAGACGCCGATCAACAGCGTTGCGTACAGCAAATCGGTCACGACGACGAGCGTGCGGGCGTCCCGGCACTCGGATGAGGCCGCCTGACGGCTCCTTGACGCCGGACCGGGCCACGTTTACGCGAACTTGATGGGCCGCGGCTGGGCCGACCCGGCTCGGGTTACAGCCGCCAGCGACACCTCTTCAGCCTATTCTGTCATCTCTAATGTTGCCCATATACCTAAGTTGGGTCTTTTGAGGTATATGATTCGAGTGGGCGCACAGAAGGGACGCGCATGGGTGAACGATGGGGCCCGGATGCCCCCAGCTTCGAACTGCTGGACAGCTACACCACCCTGCTCGAGCTCGTGCGCAGTGGCACGGCCGAGACCCGCCCCGCGCTCAGCCAGCGCACCGGGCTCGGCCGCACCGCTATCGCGCAGCGCACGACCACCCTGCTGGAGGCGGGCCTGCTCGAGGAGGGTGAGCTCAACCCCTCCACCGGCGGGCGGCAGGCGCGGACGCTGCGGTTCCGCAAGGACGCGGGCCGGATCCTGACCGCCGAGCTGGGCGCGACCGGGTTCCTCGCCGGGATCACCGACCTGACCGGCACGGTGCTGGCCGTCTCCCGGCACGACGGGGACATCGCCAGGGGGCCGGATCCGGTACTGGCCGAGGTCGAGGCGGCGCTGGACGAGCTGCTACGGGAGACCGGCACCGCGCCCGACCGGGTGTGGGGAGTCGGGCTCGGCCTACCCGGCCCGGTGGAGTTCGCCACCGGCCGCCCGTCCGAGCCACCGATCATGCCGGGCTGGAACAACCATCCGGTCCGCGACCGGCTCGCCGGGCGCTACCGGGCTCCGGTGTGGGTGGACAACGAGGTGAACCTGCTCTGCCTCGGTGAGCTGCGTACACCCGGGTTGCCCCTGCACGGCGACCTGCTCTACGTCAAGATCGGGACCGGGATCGGGGCCGGGATCACCAACGGGGGCAGGCTGCATCGCGGTGCGCAGGGCTGCGCGGGCGATATCGGGCACGCGGCCATCGCCGAGGACGGCGCCGGCGTGGACGGCCACCCCTCGCCCGCCAACGGCACGGTCTGCCGGTGCGGGAAGACCGGATGCCTGGAAGCCGTGGCCGGGGGCGCGGCACTGGGCAGGGACGGCGAGTGGCTCGCCCGCGGCGGGCAGAGCCCGGCGCTGGCCGAGGTGCTGGCCGGCCGGGGCACCGTCACCGGCGAGGACGTCACCATGGCGGCACGCTCGGGTGACCATCACGCCGTGCAGTTGCTGGTGCACGCCGGGAGGCGGATCGGCACGATGCTGGCGACGATGGTGAATTTCTACAACCCCTCGACCATCCTGCTCGGCGGCAAGGTGGCCGGCGCGGGTGACCTGTTCCTCGCCACGATCAGGGAAACCATCTACCGCCGCTCGCTTCCCCTTTCCACCCGGGAACTGCGGATCGACCGGGCCCGGCTCGGCGAGCAGGGTGGCCTGGTCGGCGCGTCCTACATGGTGCTGGACGAGCTGTTCTCCACCCGCTACTTCGGCCGGTGGCTGGCCACCGGTTCCCCCGCGGGTATGCCCGAACTGCAGGACAACGGCCGTGGGCCTGCGCCTGCCCGCGCCGGGCGAGCCTGACCGGCCATGGGTGCGCCGGTCGAAACCGAACCCGATACCGAAATGCTCCGGAGCGACCCGGCAAGAAACAGTGCGGGCAATAACACCGATCAGTTCGAAGTCGTCATGGTGGCGGCACGATATGCCCAGGAATTCCTTTCCGCATCCCGGTGAGCGAATGCACGTGACAAGGGTCACCGGTTTCCTGTGAATTCGCTGTGATTCCACGCGGGGCGGGCACAAACCGGGGGACCGCGGTCGTTGTACGAGGTGACAACGACGAACACCTCAAGAGGTGAGAGATGACCACGGCATTCACTACCCAGACGGCCTTCTCCCGGTCCGCGCGGCTCCCCCGGCTGCCGACGATGCCGACCGGCTGGCCGATCGGTTCCTATGACTCCTACGAGGGAGCGCAGCATGCGGTGGACCACCTCGCCGACAACAGCTTCCCGGTCGAGGACGTAACCATCGTCGGGGTGCAGCCCATGCTGGTCGAGCGGGTGGCCGCCCGGCTGACCTGGGGCCGCGTACTGGCGGGCGGCGCAGGCTCCGGCGCCTGGTTCGGGTTGTTCGTCGGGCTGCTGCTCAGCCTGTTCACCCCGAACGCCGGGCTGCTGCCGCTGCTGATCGGCCTGCTCGGCGGCGTCGCCTTCGGGTTGGCGTTCTCGGCGATGGGCTACGCGGCCACCCGGGGCAAGCGGGACTTCGTCTCGCAGAGCCAGCTTGTCGCCACCCGCTACGACGTGCTCTGCCAGCCGCGCAACGCCGAGAACGGCCGCGACCTGCTGGCCAGGCTGGCCATGCGGAGCCAGTTCGCCCAGTCCCAGGGCTGACCACGCGGCAGTCGATGGGGAGCGGACGGCCCCCGACGACCGCCCGCTCCCGACCCGGCTCCGCTCAGCCGGGTTGCTTCGGGATCGCCGCCGTGAACGGAACACCCTCCAGCTCACGGCAACCGGGTACGTAGGCGTTGTAGCCGTTCCGGTTTCCGCTCTCGTCGTAGGCTCCGTGTTCCAGGCGCGGCCGGGGGAATAGGTTGTCCTCCCCGGTCCTGCGCTCGGCGCCGGTCTCCGGTTCGCAGGCATACCGCGGCACCGTGATCGGCCTGCCGTCCTCGGTGTACAGGTAGACCTCGGTGAGCGGCTTGCCCTCGGCGTCGAACACGTACACGTTCCGCAGTTGCTCGCTCCCGTACTGCAGCACCGGCGCGCCGTCCGACATCTGCGTCCCGGTGGGGTAGGGCCCGCTGTACTGCCGTGGGCCGATGGTGTGGTCCAAGATGCTGCCGGTGAGGCCGAGCAGCCCGCCGACGGCCAGCGCGGACACCGGAACCGCGAACCACAGCCAGCGCCGGTCGGTCCGCGATCGCGGGCCCGCCCACAGCGCGACCCCACCCACCACCGCCAGCAGCGGGATCAGCACCCACTCGCCCCGGTTGCCGAACGCCAGCAGCCCCAGCAGCACCGGAACGACGGCGCAGAACAGCCACCAGCCCGGTTTCAGCGAGCGCAGGTACACGCGGATCCGGCCGGGCACCCCGTCCTCGTCACCCGGCAGCGCGGAGCGCAGGTTCCGCACCTCGGGCAGGCTGGTGACCGAGTCGGTGCCGAACCGCACGACGTACCACGCGCTCGCCCCGAGCAGCGGGGCGAGCGCCAACACGAACACGATGCCGTCGGGAAACCGCTCGAGGCCCCAGGCGTACGCGGCGACGCCGACCGCCACCGTGACCACGACCAGGCTCCACGCCGCGAACCGGGCGCCAAGGCGGCTCGGCGGCCGCGTGCCCTCCGGCGCGGGCGAGGCGGGGGCCGGAGGGTACCCACCCGCTGCCCGCAACTCCGCGGCATAGTCCTCCGGCGAGCCC
Proteins encoded in this region:
- the kdpA gene encoding potassium-transporting ATPase subunit KdpA gives rise to the protein MTDFWPGLAQAGLILGALVLVHRPLGDYLARVYSSERHSRIERLAYRLFRVDPESQQRWTTYALGVLGFSFVSIVLLYLMQRLQPLLPFDFGRGAVDPGMAFNTAVSFVTNTNWQSYSGEEVLGHSVQMAGLTVQNFLSASVGMAIAIALIRGFVRAGTDRLGNFWVDLTRGTVRVLLPMAFVFAILLIAFGVVQSLSAGVAVQGPDGARNTIALAPAASQEVIKELGTNGGGIFNANSSHPFENPNGWTNAIEIFLLLVIPVSLTRTFGTLVGNRRQGYVLLSVMGAIWAVMLSIAWWAETHPNGPAALLAGANMEGKEVRFGLGASALFATSTTGTSTGAVNSMHDSFTGLGGFVPLLNMLFGEVAPGGVGAGMYGILVLAVIAMFLAGLMVGRTPEYLGKKLGRREVTCAAIAILAMPTVVLLGTGAALLMPGELSAALTNNGSHGLSEVLYAYTSAGNNNGSAFAGLTVTSDWYQSSLGVAMLLGRFVPILAVLCLAGSLAARRKVPVTAGTLPTTSPLFGSVLAGTVVGVAALTFIPALALGPLAEALA
- a CDS encoding general stress protein, whose translation is MTTAFTTQTAFSRSARLPRLPTMPTGWPIGSYDSYEGAQHAVDHLADNSFPVEDVTIVGVQPMLVERVAARLTWGRVLAGGAGSGAWFGLFVGLLLSLFTPNAGLLPLLIGLLGGVAFGLAFSAMGYAATRGKRDFVSQSQLVATRYDVLCQPRNAENGRDLLARLAMRSQFAQSQG
- a CDS encoding HAAS signaling domain-containing protein, giving the protein MSSTTPPAVRAYLVRVRTALADLPAGEVEEIIEDVRPHLVQIGAELGDDAAIEPLTERLGSPEDYAAELRAAGGYPPAPASPAPEGTRPPSRLGARFAAWSLVVVTVAVGVAAYAWGLERFPDGIVFVLALAPLLGASAWYVVRFGTDSVTSLPEVRNLRSALPGDEDGVPGRIRVYLRSLKPGWWLFCAVVPVLLGLLAFGNRGEWVLIPLLAVVGGVALWAGPRSRTDRRWLWFAVPVSALAVGGLLGLTGSILDHTIGPRQYSGPYPTGTQMSDGAPVLQYGSEQLRNVYVFDAEGKPLTEVYLYTEDGRPITVPRYACEPETGAERRTGEDNLFPRPRLEHGAYDESGNRNGYNAYVPGCRELEGVPFTAAIPKQPG
- the kdpF gene encoding K(+)-transporting ATPase subunit F, translated to MSGTDLAANVVGGVLALGLIVYLFIALIRPEKF
- a CDS encoding ROK family protein; protein product: MGERWGPDAPSFELLDSYTTLLELVRSGTAETRPALSQRTGLGRTAIAQRTTTLLEAGLLEEGELNPSTGGRQARTLRFRKDAGRILTAELGATGFLAGITDLTGTVLAVSRHDGDIARGPDPVLAEVEAALDELLRETGTAPDRVWGVGLGLPGPVEFATGRPSEPPIMPGWNNHPVRDRLAGRYRAPVWVDNEVNLLCLGELRTPGLPLHGDLLYVKIGTGIGAGITNGGRLHRGAQGCAGDIGHAAIAEDGAGVDGHPSPANGTVCRCGKTGCLEAVAGGAALGRDGEWLARGGQSPALAEVLAGRGTVTGEDVTMAARSGDHHAVQLLVHAGRRIGTMLATMVNFYNPSTILLGGKVAGAGDLFLATIRETIYRRSLPLSTRELRIDRARLGEQGGLVGASYMVLDELFSTRYFGRWLATGSPAGMPELQDNGRGPAPARAGRA